The Xylophilus rhododendri region GGGCGGGCCGAAGAGCAGCACATGGTCCAGCGCCTCGTCGCGTTTGCGCGCGGCGCCGATGAAGATCTCCAGCTGCTCGCGCGCCTTGGCCTGGCCGATGTATTCGTCGAGCAGCTTGGGGCGCAGCGCCCGCTCGATCGCCTCTTCCTGGGGCGATGCGGGCGAAGCCGATATCACCCGGGCGGGCGAGGGGCCGGGCGGCGGGGCGAAATCGTCGGTGTGGATGGTCATCTGGAGAGCGGTACGCGCAAAGGCGGATTGTGCCCAAGAGTGCAGTCACAATCCGGCGGATGAAAGTGAGTACGTGAGCCATCCCCTGAGCCGCTGGGCCGCGGGCGTCCTGCGCGACAGCCTGCTGCTGCTGACCCGGGCCTTCACCCGGGTGCGCGCCGTCCGCCCGCCCGGCGAGCCGCGCGCGGAGCAGACCCTCTACTTCGCCAACCACAACAGCCATGGCGACTTCATGCTGCTGTGGGCCACCCTGCCGCCGGCCCTGCGCCGCGACACCCGGCCGGTGGCCGGCCGCGACTACTGGCTGGCCTCCCGCCTGCGCCGCTTCGTCGGCGAGAAGGTGTTCTGCGCGCTGATGATCCGCCGCGACGCATCCCAGCCCGGCCCCTCGCCGGTGGACCAGATCGTCGAAGCGCTGCACGAAGGCAGCTCGCTGATCTTCTTTCCCGAGGGCACCCGCAACATCGGCGAAGAGATCCTGCAGCCCTTTCGCAGCGGTCTCTTCCACGTGGCCCTGGCCTGCCCGCAGGTGCGGCTGATGCCGGCCTGGATCGAAGGCACACGTGAGCTGCTGCCCAAGGGCGCCTGGCTGCCGGTGCCCTGCCGCTGCACGGTGCACTACGGCACGCCGATCCAGCGCCTGCCCGGCGAGGAGAAGGACGCCTTCATCGCCCGCGCGCGGCAGGCCCTGCTGGCGCTGCGGCCGGCGCAAGCGGGCCGGACCTGACTCGGCTGTCATGCCGACGTCACCGTCCTTTCACAGAATCCGCGGCTGATCCGCGCGGCCCGCGCCGCGTTCTTGCGACCCGCCACTGATTCACCGATGCCCCTCATTCCCAGCCGCATGCCGGCCGCCCTGACCCTGCTCGCCTGCGCCGCCCTCACCGCCTGCGGCGGCGGCAACGATCCCGTCATCGTCGGCGGCGGCGGCAGCACCGTCCAGCCCGTGAGCACCACCCTGGCCCCCTGGCCGGCGGCTCCAGCTATACCGGCACCATGAGCTTCGGCGACACCGTCTCCCTGACGGTGGACAGCACCGCCAAGACGGTCGTCCTGAAGTTCCTCGACTCGCACTTCGGCCTGGCCGGCGCCATCAGCAGCGCCTACACGGTGCAGGCCGACGGCTCCTGGCTGGCCCAGGGCTTCAGCGCCGTCGCCAACTCCGGCGCGCCCGCAACGCTCACCAGCACCCTGCTGAGCGCCATCCGCCTGCGCCTGCACAGCGAGACCAACCTGATCACCGGCACGCTGGAGAAGCTGCCCAACCTCAAGCGCGCCGACGGCAGCCTGCTGCAGGGCGAGATCGTCGCCTCCAACCTCGGCGCGGCCAGCCTGTCGGCCGTGGCCGGCACCTACAGCTTCGTGCGCCAGTCCACCGGCTACAAGGCCGACGGCAGCGTGGCCGCACCCACCGCCGTGGCCTACGGCCAGCTCAAGGTCGCGGCCGACGGCAGCGTGCGCGTCTGCGACAGCACCGCCTACAGCGACAGCTGCAGCGGCGGCCAGACCGGCACCCTGGCGGCCGATGCCGACCAGGCCAACTACCCCGGCGCCCTGGTGCTGACCCTCGCCGGCAGCCGCGTCGGCCGCGTCGTCGTGGCCGCGCGCAGCGGCGCCACCACCCTGTCGGTGGACGCCTATGCCGGCGCATCCGACGGCAGCAGCACCACCGGCACCTGGCTGCTGCAGTCGGCCGCCACCGCGGCCGCATCCACCGCGCTCGACGGCGAATGGCTGTGCGCCGAGCCCGAAGTGCTGTCCACCGGCCTGCCCTCCGGCCGCACCCTGCGCCACTACGTGACCGTGGCCGGCGGCACGCTGCAGACCGACACGGTCGATACCGACATCAGCCTCAGCGCCAACACCGTGAACGGCCTGTTCACCGGCACCTGGGCCGACACCAAGGCCAATGCCCGCGCCTTCGTGCCGCTGTCCGCAGGCACCGTCTACTACGTCGGCAACACCGGCAGCACCACCGCCACGGCCGGCGCCTTCTCGGGCGTCTGCCACGCCCTGCCCGCCCAGGCCACGGTCAGCACCTACCTGAGCGCGCCCACCACCGGCACCGCCGTGATGACCATCACCCTGGCCGATGCCCGCCCCACCCAGCCGGCCATCGGCTACGACCAGGTCTATTACAAGCAGGCGCGCTACCGCAACACCGCCAACAGCTCGACGCAATACCGCAAGGAGTTCGACGACTGGTGCGAGGCCGCTGGCCTGACCGACGCCAAGAGCAAATCGGTGGTGCTGGGCACCTCCAAGATCAACGACTCCAGCACCTTCACCTGCTCCGGCTCCAGCACCGCCCTGGACACCGCCAGCATGAAGAGCGCCGTGGTCGGCCCCAAGGGCCTTCTGTACCTCACCGACGGCCACCACAGCTTCACCAGCTTCTGGCACGCACCGGACGGCGGCGGCTCCACCGTCAAGATCCCGCTCGTCATGAAGGGCAACTACAGCAGCTATACCAACGCCGCCTTCTGGCGCGCCATGCGCGCGGCCAAGACGGTCTGGCTGAAGAACCCCGACGGTACCGCCATCACCCCGGCCGACCTGCCGACCCAGCTGGGCATCGGCAACGGCCTGCAGGACGACCCCTACCGCTCGCTGATCTACTTCACCCGCGACGTCGGCTACAGCCAGCCGGCCAACAGCACCGAGTTCCTGGAGTTCTACTGGGCCGAGTGGCTCAAGGCCGCGCCGCAGAGCATCGACCTGTCCAAGTACACGCTGACCGACGCCACCAGCTACCTGTCGGCCATCCGCGCCGCCGCCACCGACATGGTGGGCACGGCCGACACGACCATCATCGGCTCCTCGGGCAAGACCGCGCTGGAGATGGGCAAGCTCGCCGCCTTCAGCGAGACCGAGTTCGCCACCCTGAACACGGCCACCACCGAGGCCAAGCCCGGCAAGCTGGCCTATGCGCTGGCCTACCGCGCCAGCCTGGCGGCCGCCGCCACCAAGTAAGCCGCGCATCCGCCACGCAAAAAGGGCAGCCCGCGGGCTGCCCTTTTTTTATGCCGGCCGGGAACTCAGCGCGCCAGCGACTTCAGCGCCAGCTTGATCCCGTCGCTCACGCCCACGTCCGCCGGCAGCGCCTTCAGCGCCGCCGCGGCTTCCTTGTCGTTGTAGCCCAGGGCCAGCAGCGCCTGCAGGATGTCGGCCTGCGACTCGCTCGAAACACTGGCCCGCGCGCCCATGTCCGCGCCGAGCTTGCCCTTCAATTCCAGCAGAAGGCGCTCGGCCGTCTTCTTGCCGATGCCCGGCACCTTCACCAGCCGCCCCGCCTCCTGCAGCGTGACGGCCTGCGCCAGGTCCGCCACGCCCATGCCCGAAAGCACCGCCAGCGCGATGCGCGGCCCCACGCCCGAAATCTTCACCAGCTGGCGGAAGGTGTCGCGCTCCTCGTGCGTGCCGAAGCCGTAGAGCAGCTGCGCATCCTCGCGCACCACGAAATGGGTCAGCAGCGTGACCTTCTCGCCCAGGCCCGGCAGGTTGTAGAAGGTGCTCATGGGCACATCCACCTCGTAGCCCACGCCCTGGCAGTCCACCAGCACCTGGGGCGGGTTCTTTTCGGCCAAGAGGCCCTGGAGTCGTCCGATCATGGGCGCAGATGCTAACCGCACGGCAGCTGCGGCCTGAGGCGACAATAGCCATCCGACCACCCGCCCACGCCAATGATCGTCCGCCACACCTTCACCCCGCACAACAACACCCGGCTCTCCAACCTGTGCGGCCCGACGGACGAAAACCTGCGCACCATCGAACAGGCGATGGAGGTCTCCATCGCCCACCGCCACGAGCAGTTCAAGGTCGACGGCCCCAAGGCCAAGGCGCTCAAGGCGATGGAGCTGCTGCAGGCGCTCTACCAGATGGCCGAGCGGCCGATCCCGCAGGACACGCTGCAGCTCATGCTGGGCGGCGACACCGACCTGGGCGAGATCAGTGCCGAGTCGTCCCTGCTCACCCGCCGCAAGGGCCTGGCCGCGCGCTCGGCCATCCAGGAGCTGTACCTGGAGAACATCGCCAGCCACGACATCACCTTCGGCATCGGCCCCGCCGGCACCGGCAAGACCTACCTGGCGGTGGCCTCGGCCGTCGATGCGATCGAGCGCAACGCGGTGCAGCGCATCGTGCTGACCCGGCCGGCGGTGGAGGCCGGCGAGCGCCTGGGCTACCTGCCGGGCGACATGGCGCAAAAGATCGATCCCTACCTGCGGCCGCTCTACGACGCCCTCTACGAGCTGATGGGCCACGACAAGGTGCACAAGGCCTTCGAGCGCAACCAGCTGGAGGTCGCGCCGCTGGGCTTCATGCGCGGCCGCACGCTCAACAATGCCTTCGTGATCCTGGACGAGGCGCAGAACACCACACCCGAGCAGATGAAGATGTTCCTCACCCGCCTGGGCTTCGGCAGCCGGGCGGTGATCACCGGCGACGTGAGCCAGATCGACCTGCCCAAGGGCTCGCCCAGCGGCCTGATCGATGCCGAACGGGTGCTGCGCCGGGTGCGCGGCATCGCGGTGACGCGCTTCAGCAGCGCCGACGTGGTGCGCCATCCGCTGGTGGCGCGCATCGTGGATGCCTACGACGCCGCGCGCAGCGCGCCGCCGGCGGCCGCCGAGCCGGGAGAGGTCTGAGATGGCGCTGCCCGAACTGACCCTGTCGCTGCAATTCGCGCGCTTTCCCGAAGCCGCCGAACACCGCGCCGCCCTGCCCCGCGCCAAGGTGGCGCGCTGGATCCGCCATGCGCTCGAAGTGCCGGCCGAGATCACCGTGCGTATCGTCGATGCCGAGGAAGGCCAGGCGCTCAACCGCGACTACCGCCAGCGCGACTACGCCACCAATGTGTTGACCTTCGACTACACCCAGGAGCCGGTCTGCACCGCCGACCTGGTGCTGTGCGCGCCGGTGGTGGCGCGCGAGGCGGCCGAGCAGAACAAGCCGCTGGCCGAGCACTACGCCCATCTGCTGGTGCACGGCACCCTGCATGCGCAGGGCTGGGACCACGAGGACAGCGACGAGGACGCCGAGGCGATGGAGGCGCAGGAGATCGAGATCCTGGCGGGCCTGGGCCTGCCCAACCCCTACGAATCCTGAGGCCGCGCCCGGCCGCCAGCGCGACCGGGCATCCAATCTGCTTGCCTGCCCCACATGTCCGACCTCGACCTGCCCGAAGTACCCGCCGAAGCCCTGGAACCGGTCGACGACACCCACTACCGCCAGGCCTTCGGCGCGCTGTGCGAGGACAAGGTGGTCAGCGCCAGCACCACCATCTACGCGGCCAACGGCACCAAGCTGATCGAGAAGGGCTCGCGCATCGACCGCGAGTTGTACGCCCGGCTGGTGCAGCACAAACTGCGCGATCCGATCGACCAGCAGATCGGCGTGGAAGGCATGGTCAGCGCCGACAGCCTGCTGGCCCTGGCCGAGGAACTGATCGCCACCCACCCGGTGCCGCGCCTGCTGGCCGCAGCCCTCGGCCAGCGTGAGCCGCTGCTGCAGCCGCTGCGCGAGGTGCCGCTGCCCGGCCCCATCGCTCTCAAGCTCACCCTGATGCGCGACCGCTATGCCGGCCTGCTGCAGCATGCGATGGCCGGCGCCCTGGTGGCGCTGTTCCTGGCCGACCGGCTGGGCCTGCCCGCCGCTGACCGCGCCCAACTGGCCACCGCCGCCCTGCTGCGCGACATCGGCATGCTGCACATGGACCCGTCCTGGCTGCTGCCGCAGCGGCGCCTGAGCGCGGCCGAGCGGCGCCACCTGCATGCGCATCCGATCACCTCGATGCTGCTGATCCGTACCCAGGGCGGCTATGCGCCCGAGGTCGCCACCGCCGTGTTCGAGCACCACGAACGGCTGGACGGCAGCGGTTATCCGCGCGGCGCGCGCGGCGAGAAGATCTCGGCGCCGGGCCAGATCCTGCTGCTGGCCGAACTGGTCTCGGCGCTAGGGGAAAAGTTCGGCGATGCCTCGCCGCATCGCCTGGGCCTGGTGCTGCGGCTCAACCGCCGTGCGTTGCCGCTCGCCCTGGTGGCCCAGTTGCTGCCGGCCCTGCAGGGCGAGCCGCTGCCGACGGCCGCGCGGGTGGAGGCGGCGTCGCAGAAGTTCGCCGTCATCGCCAGCGCCTTCGAGCGCTGGACCGAACTGCAGGCCGGCGTGGAGCGCAGCCAGCTCACCGGCCCGGCCCATGCCCTGCTGAACGCCCGGCTGGCGGGCCTGCGCCAGTCGCTGATCGAGGCCGGCGGCGCGCCGGAGGAGCCGCACCTGCTGCTGGCCCATGCGGCCGGCGACGAACTGCACATCGCCGATGCGCTGGCCCTGGGCCGCGAGGCGCTGTGGCAGCTCGACACCATCTGCGGCGACGTGCTGCAGCGCTGGCCCCGGCTGGCCGAGACGGATGGCGCGGAATCGCCGGCCGAATCGGCGGTGGCGCAGTGGTGCGACGCGACCGGCGGCATGCTGGCCGGCCTGGCCGAAGCCTAGGCGGCTGCTGCCGGAGGCCGCACGGTCAGCGGAATGGTCACCGGCCCGTCGTTGACCAGGTGCACCTGCATGTCGGCGCCGAAGCGGCCGGTCTCCACCACCGGATGCGCGGCGCGGGCCAGCACCACCAGCTGGTCGTAGAGCCGGCGGCCGTCGTCCGGCGCGGCGGCGGCGCTGAAGCCCGGGCGGTTGCCGCTGCGGGTATCGGCCGCCAGGGTGAACTGGCTGACCAGCAGCAGGCCGCCGGCCACGTCCTGCAGGCTGAGGTTCATCTTGCCCTCGGCATCCGAGAAGATGCGCAGCTTGAGCAGCCGCGCCAGCAGGCGTTCGGCCTCCTTTTCCGTATCGCCCTTCTCGGCGCAGACCAGCACCATCAGGCCCTGCCCGATCGCGCCCACCGTTTCGCCACCAATCTCCACGCGCGCCTGGCGCACCCGCTGCAGCACTGCCAGCATGTCCCTGTCCGATCCCGTTTGTTTACACGAGCGCGCATGGTAGCGGCGCACAGGCGCTACGCTTGCCGGCTCATCCGAAACCGACTTCCCAAAGCCCTATGACCGATCGCCACGACTTCGACCTTCTTGTCATCGGCGGCGGCAGCGCCGGTGTGCGCTGCGCCCGCATGGCCGCGCAGCGCGGCGCCAAAGTGGCGCTGGTGGAGGCCGCGGCGCTGGGCGGCACCTGCGTCAATGTGGGCTGCATTCCCAAGAAGCTCTACAGCTACGCGGCCGGCTACGGCGAGGGTTTCGTCGAATCGGCCGGCTACGGCTGGGAAGGCCCACCACCCTCCTTCAACTGGGACAAGCTCAAGCAGGCGCGCGCTGCCGAGATCCGGCGCCTGAACGGCGTCTACGGCAACCTGCTCAAGGCCGCCGGCGTCACCGTCATCGAAGGCTGGGCCAAGCTCGACGGCCCGCACCATGTGGTGGTCGACAAGAAGCGCCACAGCGCCCGCCACATCGTGCTGGCCACCGGCGGCATGCCCCATGTGCCGGACGTGGCCGGGCGCGAACATGCGATCACCTCCGAACAGATGTTCGACCTGGCCCCCTTCCCCAAGCGCCTGGCCGTGGTGGGCGGCGGCTACATCGCCTGCGAAATGGCCTCCATCTTCCACGCCCTGGGCGCCGAGGTGACCCTGCTGCAGCGCGGCGGCGCGCTGCTGGCGGGCTTCGACGGCGAGGTGCGGCGCTTCATCGCCTCCGAGATGGGCAAGGCCGGCATCGAGATCAAGCTCAACTGGGCGGTCGAGGGCATCACCCGCCATGCCGACGGCAGCTTCTGCGTGACCAGCGACAGCCACGGCTCGATCTGCGAGGCCGATGTGGTGCTGTACGCCACCGGCCGCAAGCCGCTGACCGCCGGGCTGGGGCTGGAGGAGGTCGGCGTGAAGCTCGACGCGCAGGGCGCGGTGGTGGTCGATGGCGACTACCGCAGCAGCGTGCAATCGGTCTACGCCATCGGCGACATCTCGTCCTCCAAGCAGCTGACCCCGGTGGCGCTGGCCGAGGCCATGGCGCTGGTCGACACGCTCTTCGGCGACGGCAAACGCAAGGTCGACTACGAATACATCCCGACCGCCGTCTTCACCCACCCCAACATCGGCACCGTGGGCCGCACCGAGGAGCAGGCGCGCAGCGACTTCGACCGCGAGGACATCGAGATCTACCGCGCCGACTTCCGCTCGCTGCGCCACACGCTCTCGGGCAGCCAGGAACGCTGCTTCGTCAAGCTGGTGGTGCAGAAGTCCAGCGACCGGGTGCTGGGCCTGCACATGGTGGGGCCGGATGCCGGCGAGATCGTGCAGGGCTTCGCGGTGGCGATGCGGGCCGGCGCGACCAAGGCGCTGTTCGACACCACCATCGGCGTGCACCCCACACTGGCCGAGGAGTTCGTCACCCTGCGCGAGCCCGCGGTGGACGACTGAGGCCGGGCGGCGGCAACAGCAGCCAGTCCAGCAGGCGGCGCGCCGGCGGCGGCAGTTCGGGGGTATCGCGCACGCACAGCATCAGCGAGCGCCGGGCCCAGGCATCCGACAGGGGCACACGCTGCAATCCGCCCTGCCTAGCGCAGCGCACGGCCACCGCCTGCGGCACGATGGCCGGCGCCACGCCCTGCGCCACCATGCGGCAGACGGCATCGAAACCACGCAGGCGGATGCGGTAGCGCAGGCGCTGGCCCAGGCGGCGGGCGTGCAGGGCCAGGTGTTCGTCCAGCGCGCTGCCGGGCGACAGGCCGACCAGCTCCAGGGCCAGCACTTCGGAGAAAGCCACGCCCGTGCGGCCCGCCAGTTCGTGGCCGCGCGGCACGGCCAGCACCAGCGGATCGGCCCGCAAGGCATGGGCTTGCAGCCCTTCGATATCGACCGAGTCGGCCACCACGCCCATGTCGCACAGGCCGTGGCGCAGCGCATCGACGATTGCCGCGCTGCCGCGCTCTTCCAGCGCCACCGACATGGCCGGATGCGCCACCAGGAAGCCGGCCAGCCGGTCGGGCAGCCAGTCGCTCATGGCCGCGCTGTTGCACAGCAGGCGCACATGGCCGCGCTGGCCCGAGGCGTGGTCGTCGAGTTCTCCCTGCAGCTGCTCGACCTGGCGCAGCAGCTGCAGGGCGTGGTGCAGCAGGGTGCGGCCGGCCGGGGTGGCGGCCACGCCGCGCGGCGTGCGTGTCAGCAGCGGTGTGCCCAGACGCGCCTCCATGCCGCGTATGCGTTCGCTGGCCGAGGCCAGGGTGATGCAGCTGGCCTCGGCACCGGCGGTGATGGTGCCGGCCTCCAGCACATGGACGAAGAGCCGCAGGTCGGTCAGGTCGAAACGCATGGCGGCAAGTTAGCACGGGTAGCCTCAGGCTGGGGCTGAGGCGGGCTGAGCCGAATCCCGATGGCGGCGGGCCGCTCGCGTCCGGACAATCGCCGGCATGCTGCATTCGACGTTTTCCCCCTGGGGCTGGGCCTTCGCGGCCACGGCGGTGTTCATCCTGGCGGGACTGGTCAAGGGCGTCGTCGGGCTCGGCCTGCCGACCGTGGCCATGGCCTTGCTGGCGCTGTTCATGTCGCCGGCCGAGGCGGCGGCGATGCTGGTGATTCCGAGCCTGGTGACCAACCTCTGGCAGCTCAGGCCGTGGAGCGCGTTGCCCGCCCTGTTGCGCAGGCTGCGGGGCATGCTGGTGGGGACCTGCGTGGGAACGGGGATCGGTGCCTGGCTGCTGGGCGCACCCTCCGGCCACTGGGCCGCGCTGGCGTTGGGTGTGATCCTGATGGCTTATGCGGCCTGGGGCTGTCCGGCGCGCGGCTGTCGGTCCAGCCTTCACGCGAGGCGGCGCTGGGTCCGGCGGTGGGCTTGGTCACCGGCCTCATCACCAATGCCACCGGCGTCTTCATGCTGCCCGCCGTGCCCTATCTGCAGGCCCTGGGGCTGCAGCGGGACGAACTGGTGCAGGCGATGGGGATTTCGTTCACGGTATCGACCCTGGCATTGGCGCTGGGACTGGCGGCCAACGGGGCGTACACGGGTGCCGGCGTCGCATCGTCTGTGGCGATGCTTGTGCCCGCGCTGGCGGGCATGACGCTGGGGCAATGGCTGCGGGGCCTGTTGTCTCCTGCCCTCTTCCGCAAAGTCTTCCTGATATCGGTGGCCGTGCTGGGCGCGCACATGACGGCGCACGCCCTGCAGCTCTATTGAGGCTGCTTCAAGGCGCGGCGTGCCTTGTGCTCAGCTGAACAGCTGGGGGATGAAGTTGGGATCGGTGCTGCTGATCAGGTCGCGCCACAGCGGGAAGTTGGCTTCGTCCATGTCCTTGTCGAAGGCGGCGGTGACGGCCTCCTTGCGGGTCGGCGGCATTTCGTCGAGCGGCTGGATGCGGCGCAGCTTGAGGTTGCGCAGCTCGTCTGAACGCTCCATCGCGGCCAGCACCGCTTCCGGATTCATCATCAGGGCGAAGGGATTGGCCACCTGAAGGGTGCCGTTGGTGTTGGTGCTCATATTGGTTGACCTTCTTATGGATGCGGTGTCGACCGCGGTTGGCTTCGGTGACGTAACGGTTGTACGCAGATGCGATGGATGGACTTTAGACAGGGACTGGGCCCGGGCAAGTCAGGTCCCGGCGCCTGGACATGTAGGAATTTGTCTGCTGTGCCGGCGGTCCGGGGACTGCGGCGGCTGGCGGCACAATGAACGCATGCCGTACACGCCAGACTCCATCGCCACCCGTTCGTTCACCGACCCCGACGCCGCCATGGCCCAGGTGCGGACCATCTACGACGCCAGCCTGGCGCATCTGCGCGGCGCCATGCAGCGCTTCGTCGCCGGGGAGGATCTGCCCGGCCATGTACGCGCTTGCTACCCCTTCGTGCGTATACATACGGAAACCGTCCTGCGGGCCGATTCGGCGCTGGCCTACGGCTTCGTGGAAGGCCCCGGCACCTACGAGACCACCATCACCCGGCCCGACCTGTTCAGCCGCTACCTCACGGAGCAGTTCCGCCTGCTGCGCCGCAGCCATGGCGTGGAGATGGAAGTGGGCGTGAGCACCCAGCCGATCCCGGTGCACTTCTCCTTCGTGGAGAACGACCACATCGAAGGCAACCTCACCCCGGCGCGCCGCATGATGATGCGCGACGTGTTCGACCTGCCCGACCTGGCCGCGATGGACGACGGCATCGCCAACGGCACCCAGCGGCCGCAGCCCGGCGCGGCCCTGCCGCTGTCGCTCTTCACCGCGCCGCGCATCGACTACTCGCTGCACCGGCTGCGCCACTACACCGGCACCGCGCCGGAGTGGTTCCAGAACTTCGTGCTGTTCACCAACTACCAGTTCTACATCGACGAGTTCGTGCGCCTGGGCCATGCCGAGATGGCGAACGAAGACAGCGAATACATCGCCTTCATCGAGCCCGGCAACGTGGTCACCCGCCGCCGCGGCCTGCCCGCCAAGGCCGGCGACGAGCTGGGCGCCGCGCCGCCGCGCCTGCCGCAGATGCCCGGCTACCACCTGGTGCGCGCCGACCATGGCGGCATCAGCATGGTCAACATCGGCGTGGGCCCGAGCAATGCCAAGACCATCACCGACCACATCGCCGTGCTGCGCCCCCATGCCTGGCTGATGCTGGGCCACTGCGCCGGCCTGCGCAACAGCCAGCAGCTGGGCGACTACGTGCTGGCCCACGGCTATGTGCGCGAGGACCATGTGCTGGACGAGGAACTGCCGCTGTGGGTGCCCATTCCCGCCCTGGCCGAGATTCAGCTCGCGCTGGAGAAGGCGGTGGCCGACGTCACCGGCCTGGAAGGCGCGGCCTTGAAGCGCGTGATGCGCACCGGCACCGTGGCCAGCACCGACAACCGCAACTGGGAGCTGCTGCCCGAGAACGAACCCCAGCGCCGCTTCAGCC contains the following coding sequences:
- a CDS encoding lysophospholipid acyltransferase family protein: MSHPLSRWAAGVLRDSLLLLTRAFTRVRAVRPPGEPRAEQTLYFANHNSHGDFMLLWATLPPALRRDTRPVAGRDYWLASRLRRFVGEKVFCALMIRRDASQPGPSPVDQIVEALHEGSSLIFFPEGTRNIGEEILQPFRSGLFHVALACPQVRLMPAWIEGTRELLPKGAWLPVPCRCTVHYGTPIQRLPGEEKDAFIARARQALLALRPAQAGRT
- a CDS encoding ParB/Srx family N-terminal domain-containing protein; the encoded protein is MSFGDTVSLTVDSTAKTVVLKFLDSHFGLAGAISSAYTVQADGSWLAQGFSAVANSGAPATLTSTLLSAIRLRLHSETNLITGTLEKLPNLKRADGSLLQGEIVASNLGAASLSAVAGTYSFVRQSTGYKADGSVAAPTAVAYGQLKVAADGSVRVCDSTAYSDSCSGGQTGTLAADADQANYPGALVLTLAGSRVGRVVVAARSGATTLSVDAYAGASDGSSTTGTWLLQSAATAAASTALDGEWLCAEPEVLSTGLPSGRTLRHYVTVAGGTLQTDTVDTDISLSANTVNGLFTGTWADTKANARAFVPLSAGTVYYVGNTGSTTATAGAFSGVCHALPAQATVSTYLSAPTTGTAVMTITLADARPTQPAIGYDQVYYKQARYRNTANSSTQYRKEFDDWCEAAGLTDAKSKSVVLGTSKINDSSTFTCSGSSTALDTASMKSAVVGPKGLLYLTDGHHSFTSFWHAPDGGGSTVKIPLVMKGNYSSYTNAAFWRAMRAAKTVWLKNPDGTAITPADLPTQLGIGNGLQDDPYRSLIYFTRDVGYSQPANSTEFLEFYWAEWLKAAPQSIDLSKYTLTDATSYLSAIRAAATDMVGTADTTIIGSSGKTALEMGKLAAFSETEFATLNTATTEAKPGKLAYALAYRASLAAAATK
- the ruvA gene encoding Holliday junction branch migration protein RuvA is translated as MIGRLQGLLAEKNPPQVLVDCQGVGYEVDVPMSTFYNLPGLGEKVTLLTHFVVREDAQLLYGFGTHEERDTFRQLVKISGVGPRIALAVLSGMGVADLAQAVTLQEAGRLVKVPGIGKKTAERLLLELKGKLGADMGARASVSSESQADILQALLALGYNDKEAAAALKALPADVGVSDGIKLALKSLAR
- a CDS encoding PhoH family protein; this translates as MIVRHTFTPHNNTRLSNLCGPTDENLRTIEQAMEVSIAHRHEQFKVDGPKAKALKAMELLQALYQMAERPIPQDTLQLMLGGDTDLGEISAESSLLTRRKGLAARSAIQELYLENIASHDITFGIGPAGTGKTYLAVASAVDAIERNAVQRIVLTRPAVEAGERLGYLPGDMAQKIDPYLRPLYDALYELMGHDKVHKAFERNQLEVAPLGFMRGRTLNNAFVILDEAQNTTPEQMKMFLTRLGFGSRAVITGDVSQIDLPKGSPSGLIDAERVLRRVRGIAVTRFSSADVVRHPLVARIVDAYDAARSAPPAAAEPGEV
- the ybeY gene encoding rRNA maturation RNase YbeY, coding for MALPELTLSLQFARFPEAAEHRAALPRAKVARWIRHALEVPAEITVRIVDAEEGQALNRDYRQRDYATNVLTFDYTQEPVCTADLVLCAPVVAREAAEQNKPLAEHYAHLLVHGTLHAQGWDHEDSDEDAEAMEAQEIEILAGLGLPNPYES
- a CDS encoding HD-GYP domain-containing protein, producing the protein MSDLDLPEVPAEALEPVDDTHYRQAFGALCEDKVVSASTTIYAANGTKLIEKGSRIDRELYARLVQHKLRDPIDQQIGVEGMVSADSLLALAEELIATHPVPRLLAAALGQREPLLQPLREVPLPGPIALKLTLMRDRYAGLLQHAMAGALVALFLADRLGLPAADRAQLATAALLRDIGMLHMDPSWLLPQRRLSAAERRHLHAHPITSMLLIRTQGGYAPEVATAVFEHHERLDGSGYPRGARGEKISAPGQILLLAELVSALGEKFGDASPHRLGLVLRLNRRALPLALVAQLLPALQGEPLPTAARVEAASQKFAVIASAFERWTELQAGVERSQLTGPAHALLNARLAGLRQSLIEAGGAPEEPHLLLAHAAGDELHIADALALGREALWQLDTICGDVLQRWPRLAETDGAESPAESAVAQWCDATGGMLAGLAEA
- the dtd gene encoding D-aminoacyl-tRNA deacylase, translating into MLAVLQRVRQARVEIGGETVGAIGQGLMVLVCAEKGDTEKEAERLLARLLKLRIFSDAEGKMNLSLQDVAGGLLLVSQFTLAADTRSGNRPGFSAAAAPDDGRRLYDQLVVLARAAHPVVETGRFGADMQVHLVNDGPVTIPLTVRPPAAAA
- the gorA gene encoding glutathione-disulfide reductase, producing MTDRHDFDLLVIGGGSAGVRCARMAAQRGAKVALVEAAALGGTCVNVGCIPKKLYSYAAGYGEGFVESAGYGWEGPPPSFNWDKLKQARAAEIRRLNGVYGNLLKAAGVTVIEGWAKLDGPHHVVVDKKRHSARHIVLATGGMPHVPDVAGREHAITSEQMFDLAPFPKRLAVVGGGYIACEMASIFHALGAEVTLLQRGGALLAGFDGEVRRFIASEMGKAGIEIKLNWAVEGITRHADGSFCVTSDSHGSICEADVVLYATGRKPLTAGLGLEEVGVKLDAQGAVVVDGDYRSSVQSVYAIGDISSSKQLTPVALAEAMALVDTLFGDGKRKVDYEYIPTAVFTHPNIGTVGRTEEQARSDFDREDIEIYRADFRSLRHTLSGSQERCFVKLVVQKSSDRVLGLHMVGPDAGEIVQGFAVAMRAGATKALFDTTIGVHPTLAEEFVTLREPAVDD
- a CDS encoding LysR substrate-binding domain-containing protein, with the translated sequence MRFDLTDLRLFVHVLEAGTITAGAEASCITLASASERIRGMEARLGTPLLTRTPRGVAATPAGRTLLHHALQLLRQVEQLQGELDDHASGQRGHVRLLCNSAAMSDWLPDRLAGFLVAHPAMSVALEERGSAAIVDALRHGLCDMGVVADSVDIEGLQAHALRADPLVLAVPRGHELAGRTGVAFSEVLALELVGLSPGSALDEHLALHARRLGQRLRYRIRLRGFDAVCRMVAQGVAPAIVPQAVAVRCARQGGLQRVPLSDAWARRSLMLCVRDTPELPPPARRLLDWLLLPPPGLSRPPRARAG